A segment of the Cervus elaphus chromosome 24, mCerEla1.1, whole genome shotgun sequence genome:
gcaaaacaaaggcttttcctggtagctcagtcggtaaagaatccgcctgcagtgcaggagaccctggttcgattcctgggttgggaagatcccctggagaagggatagggctacccactccagtattcctgggtttccctggtggtgcatgtctgcactgtgggagacctgggtttgatccctgggctgggaacatCCCCTTGAGAGAGAgagttcctaggcaggttgataagaagtccaggggtgcCCAAGGAGAGAGgcgtctggaattctcaaggaggaagaaaggaaaacttttttttcccctctacatcccttaggattatataacaataatgtatcctgcttgaggacattctctggaaaaaaccttctggctaatcccgttatcttaaaatgtaaattatgggaataggtctagtgaggtctttacaaccgccagacattcttttgattcattgtaataactaattggaGAGTATGTAACTTCATTGATAACattagcaagggggtactctttctgccctcttctgatgtctatgtcagaagctttctctatctcctttatactttaataaatcttTATTACTCAAAgttctgagcaatcaagcctcgtctctggccccagattgaattcttctcctccagaggccaagaatcccagcgtcttttcatcgttcagcaacaacctttcaccctggagaagggtatggcaacccactccagtatccttgcctggagaatccccatggacagaggagcctggcgggggctACATTTAGTCGCAAAGAatcgtacacaactgagtgactaagcacaagagACTAAGCACACAAGAGCAGCACCCACCTCACAGAACTGCCATGAAGATTTATAAGAGATAATCCATGGAATCAGATACGCATAGTCAGATACGCAGATGTCActactctaacggcagaaagtgaacaggaactaaagagcctcttgatgagggtgaaagaggagagtgaaaaagctggcttaaaactcagcattcaaaaaacaaagatcatggcatctggtcccatcaattcatggtaaacagatggggaaacaatggaaactgggacagactttattttcttgggctccaaaatcattcttggacagtgactgcagccatcaaattaaaagacgcttgctccttggaagaaaagttatgaccaacctagacagcatattaaaaagcagagacatcagttggccaacaaaggtccgtatagtcaaagctacagtttttccagtagtcatgtatggatgtgggagttggaccataaggaaagctgaacaccaaagaactgatgctttcaaatcccACAAAGTCATGCGGCAGAGCCAAAAGTTATATACTATacaattccatttttataaaattctagaaaaagcaaACTAATCTCTAGTGACACAGAGAAGATCAGTGTTCGCTGCccatggggcagaggaagaataAAAGTGGAAAGAGGTTTCAGAGAAACATGAGTAATTTTGAGAAGGCAATGAATATGTTCATTTTGTTCATTATAAAGTTTCATAGATagaaaaatatgtcaaaattcatcatggtgctagaaaagactcttgagagtcccctggacagcaaggaggttaaacaagtcaatcctaaaggaaatcaaccatgactattcactggaaggactgatgctgaagctccaatactttggccacctaatgcaaagagctcattcagtagaaaagaccctgatgctgggaaagattgaaggcaggaggaaaaggggttgacagaggatgagatggttggatggcataactgattcaatggacgtgagtttgagcaaactctgggagatggtgaaggacagggaagcctggcatgctgcatgccgtccatggggtcacaaagaatcagacacaactgagtgactgaacaacaatccatGGAAAGTGGTTatcacagtgctgggcacactgTAACTATGAGAAATGCTAACTACTGTGACTATTAATAACTACTAAAAATTGTAGGAATAGAAACAATGTTAACATGGTGAAAGGGTGCTGGGCAGAAAACCAAGGACCTGACTTGGGAGATGAAACACAATCTCTGAGACCTGGTTTCTCTGTGTTAGTGGGGATGACCAAGCCCTGTCTCCCTGAGCTGTATGTCACGTGAATAAGAGGCTAAGGAATATATAATACACTGCTTAGCACAATGCCCACTCCAGCATATAACATCTGTTCTACACACAATGTGTTTCTTACAAGAATTCAGGTGACAATAAGTGCATAACTATTAAACTTATAAACCATAAACTCATAATTTAACATAACTTATAAATGAATCATTAAAATGTCAGGAAGGAAATAAACAGGTGCTGTGTTGACTGAGCCGGGAAGAGGGGAAAGTCCTACTTTAAAGAGGGGTGGACAGGGAAGGAAAGCCTCTCTGCGGTGACATGATCTAAGACCTAGGAAACGAGAAGGATTTGGACACCAAGAAAGCCTAGCGAAAGAGCCAGAATGAGGAGGGAAGGGATTTCTGTCAACCCTCCAGATCACTACGGCCCCATCCCTCAGCACACAGTAGGCGCCCAGTAACAAAGCGTAGAAGGAATCACGAACACTTCTGGCAGAGGGCACTACAAACTTAAAGGCCCTCGGATAAGAAGCGGCCCGGCAAGTCCAGACAGAATAGAGGGAGGCCAGAGGGGCCACCGGGCAGGACGCGCAGCGGGCGGGCGCTGCGGGGCAAGGCCAGTGAGGCAGGGGGGCCCGTCAACCACAGCTGAAACTCCGCATTTTACTCTTCTTTCAAAGAGCTGTCACTGGAGGCTTTTAGCAGAGAGTGTTAAGATCTATTTCTGTAGAAGATCATTCTGGCTGTCGTGAAGACAGGATATTTTAGAAAAGCACAAATACCATCAGGGAGACCCTCGGAGAGGTCAATGCAACAGTTCAGACAGGAGGTGAGTTAGAGGCTTAAGTCCCAACAGTGGAGTTGGCGATGGACTGGATGATGACGGAGAGAACCATGGAGTTATCCTTAAGTTTCTACTTTGGCAAGGAACAGACATTTGTGCTATTTTACTGAGGAGGGGACATCTGGGAAGGAACAGGCTGGGGGAAAGGGGAATACAAACCACGTGTTGTGTTCTGAACTGCTTCCCCTGAGACACCTAGATAAGGATGTCACCAAGGACGTTGGTCATGTGAGGCTGTAACTCAGAGCAGGGGGTCCATGACAGAGCTCTCAATGTGCAAGTTATCCACACCAATATGGCATCCAAAGCCAAGAAACAAGGTAAAATAGCATGCTTTGGTCATTTGCTGGGTCATCTAACCATGTCATCTAACACACTTCTCTTCCTGTTGGGCTGCCAGAAAATTCCAAAGTCAACATAAACCTTTAAGGAAAATTATTTGTGTGGGGACTCTAGATACGATGATTGAGCCCCTTTACTTCCCcttctccttatttttttttttaagtctttattaaatttcgTACAGCACTGCTTCTgatttatgttctgttttttcagccacaaaaaaaaacagatcatgtgggatcttagcttgctgaccagagatcaaacctgcatcccttgtattggaaggggaagtcttaaccactggaccatcagagaagtccatcTTTATGCTGTTTAGTCTCTCATCTAAATCGTTTTTCTAAGTACGTGTactattaaaaacagaaagaaaatctaaGAAACGAGGTAGTGCAGTGATATGATTCAGGGAGTCAGAAGGGCGGACCCCCACTCTGCCTTTGGTGGGTGTCAATCACAGACACCTGACCACGGTGCTACCTGTGATGTGCACTTTTCTGACAGACTACAAGCTCCTCAAGGGCATCAGTCACACCCCAGTCATCTCTGAACGGCTGTGAAAGGGCACAGTATCGAGCTCATAGGAGGCAGGCAATACATGTACACTAGTGGCATCGGTCACTTTTCTATCCGTGAAAGGGGTTGGGGCCTTATGAGAACGCACCACGGCTCACCTCTAAGACGTTTTATACACAACACAGCACACGATTAAACACCAGTCAGCAATACAGACAGATGTTAGACATACGGATATGTCTTCAGGGTCTGGGTTGGAAGACTTcaggcaggagaaaaaaaactgAGCTGGCTTTAAAAGATGTATTTGCATTCGATCTGTGAAAAGGCATTTCAGAGATCAGCCAAAGAAAAAGGGCAGTAAGGAGCCTATTCTggttggaaggaaagaaaggaagggaggaagaaccaaaacaaaaaaagtattgGGGAAGGGAGCTGTAAAAACCAATTAAGGACACAATGTGGATATCCTTGAGTGCCAACAACTTCATGTTTTAGAGTTTTAGAAAGTTACACATTCCTGGAAACTTCAAAAAGATGTTTAAGGAAGATCACACAAATTCAGCGTGTAGAACAGATCAGAGTGTTAACTTAGTTCAGGCACAAGTTAGTAAGAATCTGATAAAAACAAAGGATACCACAAGTTCCAAAAAGTCTTAGTGAACACAGCTTGGTGAATGATATAGAAACCGAGAATCAGATTTAACCTGGGATTTGAGACTAAGGGGTCAGGAGAATAGCAGTACAACTAACAGAAATCAAGGAGATAGGAGGAAGTGATTTTAGAAGGTGATTCCATCAATTTAAGGCAGAGTAAGTTTAAGGCGACAGTGCCTAGACCCTATCTCCAGATTCCCACTACTTTACAGCATAATGTGCACACAATCTGCCCAAGTCCTTGCTGAGAAAAATCTTCCTGAGCAGTATTTCTCCCTAAACATAACAGAGAGAAACTACTGCATATAATGCAGTGTCTCCATGGCTGCAGAAGCAAGTTTTACTTgataaaaatcataaatacaaaaatagaagAATGCCAAAAATTACCTACTTTTACAAAGCACTGTGATTTCACATtatatgtacattaaaaaaaaaattatatgagaagatgctcaacattatttagccctgagaaaaatgcaaatcaaaactgcaatgagggaacttccctggtggtacagtggataagaatccgtccaacaacacaggggacacagattcaatccctgatctgagacGATtacacatgccaaggagcaaagcctgtgtaccacaacaacTGAAGTTTGTGTACCCAGAGCCTCTGCTtccaccacaagagaagacaccatgATGAGAGGCCTTTGCATCGCCAACGAAGAGGAGCCCCGCACACCACACCGCAAGCAGAGCAAAGTCCGCGCACCCAGCCCAACCTGGATAAACAAGAACTGCAACGAGGACTTCCCCACCAGCCCGGAGGGTAGTGCTCtgcacttccactacagggggcaggGATtctatccctagtcaggaaactaagagcCCGCATGCAGAGTGgtgtggcaaaaataaaaaacaaatacaaacaaataaactGCCATAAAGTTACCAGTACACAACTATCAGAAAAGCtaaactttaataataataataataagcaacgACATGGATgtagagcaacaggaactctcatacaTTATTAGAAAACGggacagctactttggaaaacactgtGACGGTTTCTTAATAACTTATATTCTCCGTaagatccagcaatcacacttctCAGTACTaaaccaagagaaacaaaaacatatgtccttaaaaaaatatccttatgcaaatatatatagcAGCTTCATCCAAAATcatcaaaaactgaaaacaactcaaGAGTATATCAACTAGTAACTGGCTAAGCAAACTGTAGTATATGCACACAAGTTACACTCAGTGTCGAAAAGGAGCGAACTACAAgtatggaacagaacagaaatgaACCTCAAAAGCATCACATTAAAtcaaagaagccaggcacaaaataCTACACAGTGTGcgattctatttatatgagatTCTGGAAAAGAGAAACCTACAACTATTCTGTATCATGTTTAGGGTGGTACTCACTATTTGCCAAAACCTATAAAAATGTACACTTACAGAGGTTTCCTATATGAAGATTATACCTTAATACAtttgacttgaaaaaaaaaaccttagcatCTGAACACTGGCTCAAAGAAAAGCATTAAAGCCCAACACTGGCATCTATGATCACTCTGAAAAATTCTAGACATTTCTTAACTAGTTACCATACTACAAATGTCCTgagaactgaaaagaaataagccccattctttttccctctttgggCCTCAAAACATTCCTGTGCAGAGACCGGGCCTGGGGATGTCAGCGAGTGTGCAGAAGCTACGTGAATGCTGGTTACTGAGACACCACTAAAGTGAGTCTTGTTTTCAGGACAGCTGTTGCTTCGTTGTTCTtttgtcacacacacaaaaagagagcTGTTATGCTTATGGAATGTGACCTTCTCATTGGACAGCTGTTACATCACGCCTGGAAACACTGCCAGAGAAATTCATTTTCCCCGTGTGCCACACAGAAAacagtaaaagcaaaaacaaactaaATAACCATGAAAGACCCCAAAACCTGTGTTAAACAAACTGCATTACTCCTTAAAAATCAGATCACTTATAAGAAGTATTTCTCAATACTAAATACTGAAGAGCTTATTTTTTATGAGTAACGTTTTGTCTCATTTTACTATCCTTAGTGTATAACCTTAACAGACTATTTTTCAGACTCCAAATAACTGTTACTCTTCCAAAGACATTTTCTTTGAGCGTGCCGTGGTTATTAATGCTATACAATAATGagttattcctttattttttgtagTATCAAGTGCCTACCTAGGAACTTTGCCATTTTACAGTTTGGTCAATTCTAAACCATTTTCATTTGCACAAGGGCTTTCAAATTTTTTTGATCATTATCcacagtgagaaatacatttcacaTTGCAACCCAGTGCAcagatgtgtgcatatatgtgcacACAATTCGGAAGTTTGACAAAACAAGACTTATTAACCTTACCTCATAagatgctattattttctttttttattgttatctTTAAAATGCTGGCAAACAACCACACAAGTCACAGCATGGCCCACaactttcaaaatcactgcaccagaagatgaaaaacaaatacaacatCTCTTCGTGTTTTGAATAATGGCTTTCACACATTCAtttagttgggttttttttttttttttttttcactctataCGTGACATTCCTCACGGCTGACTCCCTACACTCTGCTCCTGCTCAGGCTTAGTGAGGGTTCCTGAGCCTGGAGAGCAGGGAAGATGGAAGGGACCTGAGGAAGCCAGGGCCCCCACTGCTCCTGCTCTGGCCCACCGCtagatgtgggggtggggggaaggtccTGGCCTTCTAGGCCTATAAATATTCACAGCCTGGCTCTCCTTCCTTTTCCAGTTACCCTCACTGTTATTCCTTAACCTCTACACGCACACAGCGAACTGAAATATAATTCAATTGGGTAGAAAAAAAGCTACAACACACAGGAAAGTAAAGTTTTTCCTAAACATCTCAGGATTTCAGTTATGCCTACCATATGCTTCTTCCCCATATACCACAGATACCTAAACAAGTTCAAAACAAGTTTACTGGCATGTAAATTCCACTCACAAAATGTTTCCAACTAatgattttgagtttttaaatcaATAATCAATATTATATTCCAGTATTCCTTTCTGAAACTAGTAGGTATTTATTATAATTAGACAGCAATTTTATATGAAGATCAGGAAACTTACTTTTAAGGACTCCCACAAGGGAAACTGGACCAATGAGAAAGGAATctgcagagaaaaaaaggaaaaccaaataaATTAGGCCAGAAAGATCAGTTTGCTTAGCATGACCATATGAACTTATAATTATTATTCAGAaacattatttcacttttaactttatgtacataaaaaaattaccattaaacaaatttttaagtaaaGAATTAAACAGTAACTGCTTGTAGAATCTACTGACTTTTTAAGCACAAGGGATATAAAATGATGCAGTGATGCCCTCTTAAAACTGAAATAGGAGTGCAGTATGAAGAGTctggcaactgaaaaaaaaaatgagaaaataaatattttccatcaCAAGTAATAAAGCTTTAAGGACGTGACATTTTTCTGCTTTAGAGTTCTAGCTGTCTGCAGGCCAGGTGTCAGGGTTGAAGAGAGAAACtgggagggggaaagagaaagggagtgAGGCAGGACAGAAGAAGGagtggagaagagaaggggagagcaggaaagaagaaaggggagagaggaaaagaggagaaagaaggagaaaagaggagaaagaagggatggagggggtggaaggaagaaaaacagagggGTGAGGCAGGTGGATGGAGGGACAGagcaggagagagggaagaggaggcaggcagagccGCTTGCAGGGGGAAGCTGAGAAGACGGATCCAGGGCCAGAGCCCAGCATGGGAGGGAAGCAATGCTTCTCTGTGCTGGATGAGTGAGGGCTCTGAGCAGACAGGAGCAGAGGTGGCCTGAGAGCCTGATTTAGTCTCAAGCTTCGTCAGGGACAAGAGTCATCTCTAGCATGAAGACAATCAATGCACTTAAAAGATTTACAGTCAGATGTGTATTGATAAGCTAGAATTGTTACCAAGCACGTTTCACATGCCAGGAACTGTGTCTATTAGCACttcatagttctttttttttttttccatgttgaagttttttattttgctaaaatgtACAAACAGAATACAACTATCCACATTTACGGTTTCTAAACATATAACCACTGATGGCTTCCAAAAGATGCTGATGTTCTTCATAGTTAAGATGCCTGATGTTCTGTGAAAGCCCAACGTACCTTCCACTCTACCCACCAAGCCAGTCTACTTCAGAAGTCTTGCcgtatgttttctttgtttgcctCTCCGTGTTGCTGCTTCATTTGAAAGAGCTCATTTTCTAATTGTACAATAGTCCTTTCAATCTCATAATTCTTACTGACCAGGGATACCCAGGTTGACTCCATTTCTCTTAATTTAGATCCAGCTGTGAGTTGCATGTTCTTTGGTTGCCAGTTTAAGTCTTGAATATGTTTCCTTAACTTCTGAAGCTCTTTCTGTGCGTGCTCAATCATATGAACTAGATTTTCATTATACACTTTCCAGGCATTGCATCCATACTGGGACATTAGTTCCAAATTCTCAATTCGGACTGCCTGATGCTCTAACTGCGCCATAGAATTGTTTACGCACTCTTGCCATGCAGTAATGTCATTTTTCTGACCCGAGGAAGGGGCTGGAAGTTCATATCGTTTCATACTGAGCAATTCAATTGGTTGTCGAGCAGCCAGTCTTTCAAATTCATTTCTCATTATGTCTGTCTCAAAAGCAGAATAATCTGGGGCCGTCAGGTAGCTTAGATAGTTCTTCGTAGGTCGGTATCTGCGAGTTTCCTCCTCCACCAATGCCGCAGCCGCTTCGCGAACACCAGGCGCTTCGTAACCCTGATCAAAATACGGCAGCGCATCCACCACAACCTCCCCGGCCACCAAACCAGTGCCCGCCATCCTTAGGTTCACTGGAGTTTTCTAAGTCTCTATTAGCACTTCATAGTTCTTATTTCActgaatcttcacaacaaccccgTGAGACGCGTATCAttaccatccccattttacagatgagggatgGAGCTTCAGAGAAGCTGTTTAACTTGCCTAAAGACAAAGAGTTAAGAAGGAAGAAGCCCAGACCATCTGACTACTAAACTACCTAAGACACCTAAACTGGATTTATCTGCATATAAATTCACCCCCAGTACAATCCATGTGCTTTTAACTAAATcttctaaaattctaaaaaaaaaggaccctaccttcatatttcctaaaataaaaatacctgaaCTCCAAGGGGACCCTACCCAGTAGCCTAGATAATCTCCACGCACTGTGCACTGGTCCCGAGAAAGAGACGATTCTGCTCAAGCAGACTATGGCCCCAGAACTGCTGCTCTGTACCCAGATCAGCTGTCAGTGAAGAGTAAATGTGGACTCTGACCAGTAACAATAGGcacaggggtgtgtgtgggtgtgtgggtgtgtgtgtagacCACAATGTTGAAGAGATTAATGAGTATTTATCTTCCCGTGAATTAAGAGTGCtaacttatttctaaaatatttacatttaatcaGAAATTAAGAGTCTAGTATCAGCTTCTTCCTCTGCTTGAAGAAATAGTGGCCCTGGGCTTGACAAGTGTCCACAGAAAGAAACTGGGCCTTCCATTCAGGCAGGAAATGGcagtgaggaaaaaaataaaaataaaaaagcctatGTCACTGAACTAGTTTAAGCTGACAACCTAAGAGTCTCAGAGAAGTCTGTCATCTTCATAATTAAGCAGCACCCCACCCTGTACATCAGAGTACCATAACAGGAGATAAATTTACTTGAGTTTCTGTTACCAAACCATGAAAGCATCTGACACCATCCATTCTGACACTAGAGTGCTGTATTTTCAAttatcaaaaccaaaaaaaaactgactgtagttttctttttctttttttggctctaCCGCACActtgcgggatctcagttccccaaccagggatcaaacctgggccccctgcagtggaagtgttgAGTCCAAACCACCGGaccaccattttaaaaaatttataatatgTAACAAAATGCCAAAGAGGACTAACAGTTAGTGggattattgtttttgttcagtcgctaagtcctgtctgattctgtgacccccatgaactgcagcataccaggcttctctgtccatcactgtctctcagagcttgcccacactcctgtccattgagtccgtgatgccatccaaccaccccattctgtcaccccttctcatgaatggcaaaccacttcagtattcttaccttgagaaccccatgaacagtatgaaaagtggGATTAcagatgattttaattttcttctttgtgttgtCTCCTACCAAATGTAAATATACTACACTTTAACAAGAATGTACATATGTCACAGTTATAAGATGAAAAACACCTTATAACTTATTGTAATGGTCCATGCTAGCTTTCCTCACTTCTTGATTAAAATTAACCCATAAAACTGCATTGTATGTTATTGGCACTTTTTTGATACTTAATAAATAATACCAGATTTTGAATACTATAGATGgacattttgcccatttttctctaTTAAGAGTTATTCATTACTTTGTTACTTCAATTTAAAGAAGTAATTTTGAAATCACACATTTGAAATGGCCAAAACTATTCCACAGagtatttatttcaaaaagtCAGCCGACAGTAAATCCCAACTTTACTCTAAAACAAGATTAACTGACAGTCTCAGGTAATTAAATGTGCTGTAAATGcttgaataattaaatatatttttgacttCTGGTAATGAAATATCCCTCATAAGATAAACTCGTGATGTGTGAAAATGTTTCAAACATTCTTCAGGTCAAATTCATATTGAATGTGTCTTGTCATTTACaatatgaagaaataatgaaaatgtgcTCCACACATGTTACAGTAGTTCTGCCAGCAAATATGGCTCCCCAGCTAAAACAAACACTCCCAACTTGGGCCAGTCAGAAAGCGAGTTCCCTCCCCAGGTCTGGTTTGTAGTTTCAAAACAATGATGTTTCTTCAAAACGTGGAATCTTAAACCCTAAACAGATGTAAGCTGTTATTCTAAaatgttttatagatgaagaaaatgaatagCTGCACTCAGAGGTCTTGTATTCCAAAACACAATATACCCATTTTACTGCACCAAAAGTTACAAAAATGGCTCACTGTTGTGACCTTTTTAATGACTCCATTTAAGATATTTTGTTTGAATAAGGCTGCTAAGACCCAGGGCACTAATAAGCGAGCAGCAGTAAACCCAACTACCATCAAAGAGGCAGATGTAGAGGAGGGAGAACCTGCTAGAATTCACCACGGATTCCACTGGTAATAAACACAGCAATAATTCTACACAAGAGTGCATACAAGGATTCAGAAAGCAGAGAAAGTGAAAGCTGAGTGGTAAACAGGGGAAGGAAGTGTTGGGCATTACTAATGAAATAAAGAAGGTACAAAAATTATATAATCGGCACACTTTTATCTATTACCAAGTGCTTCTACTAAAATTATCTTTGAAGCCAATCAGTGCTGACAATCCTGTGATCTTAAATGCCTATAACCCTATAGTCCTTGATCAAATAATGTGATTTACAAGATAACTGAAGGGATATGAAGATATGATTTCTAAAGTCTCATTTGCTCTAGAATTCTATGTCTTAATAATCTTCCAAATTATTAATAGAATaccaacatgttaaaaaaaaaaagacttgattgtaagctgcaaagaatacaatggATCCTACAAGTGACCCAAAGGAAGTCTCCTTTCTGCTGCAAGACAGTGTCCAAATTTCTGTGTTTGATTTCAGGTTTTCCATTCTAGTGTTGCAAAGATAACAAGGCCAGATCTTCTGTTACATATTCTGGTTTTTTCCACTCAAGCCCAGTGGTAACCAAGGACAACTGAATTTGAAGACCAGAAAGTATTTTTCCCCAAAGTGACTactattcttttattaaaaaaagagagagactcatTCAAATCTGGTCTGCTAGCATTTGACATACCAGCAAAGAATTCTAATAatacatattgatttttttaacttaGCAACTATAATTCACttacacacaactatatatagAGAACAGAATGTATACctaataaaggaaattaacctaaaagtagaaaaaatttaaagtgacTCACCCCACAGGTCTATAAACCATACTAAAATTCTGGAAGTATCTTTCCAAATACAGCACTAAGTGGACCCAAGAGTAACAAAATCTAAATTAGAGGAGATGACGGTGAGCAGTTTGATTCTCAAGTAAAAGTTAATCTCAGAGGCAAAAGCACTAAGAGTATTAAAACTTGTATATAGTAAGCAAATCAGTGCGGTGGTAACAGACAATGGAACAGAATGAAGAGTCCAGAATTAAACCCTTGCCTATATGTTCAAATGATCTCTAACAATAATGCCAACAacattcaatggggaaaggacaacTTCctcaaagacttccctggtggctcagtggtaaagggtctgcctgcaatgaaagagatacaagagacatgggtttgatccctaggccaggaaggtcccctggagtagaaaatggcaagtCATTCAACTATTCTTAcccgggaaaccccatggacagaggagcctggtgggctacagtccatggagccgcaaaggggctgcaaaaagctggacacaactgagtgcgcatgcacacacacacagtcaggaaAACGGATATACACATACAAAGGAATCAAGTTTGAGCCTTACATTATACCACATACAAAAAGGagctcaaaatgaatcaaagggaaaaaaaagaataaaagatctAAAGGTAggacctaaaaccataaaactcctagaagaaaaaagggaaaaacctTCATGATATTAGCTTTGGCAATTATTTCTTGACTATTATACCAATTCACAGGTAACAAAAGTAAAACTAGACAAACCAGACAAAACTAGACAAACAACTACATTAAAATTTCAAACTTTGCATCAAAGGACAAAATCAACAGcttgaaaaggcaacctatggaatgggaggaaatattttcaaatcatcaaTCTAATAACAGGttaatattcagaatacataAACAATTTCTACAACTCAACAGTAACGAAAACATCCTATTTTTCAAACGGACAAAGGATTTGacgagacatttctccaaaaagatatacaaacagccaa
Coding sequences within it:
- the LOC122683188 gene encoding pre-mRNA-splicing factor SPF27-like, whose translation is MAGTGLVAGEVVVDALPYFDQGYEAPGVREAAAALVEEETRRYRPTKNYLSYLTAPDYSAFETDIMRNEFERLAARQPIELLSMKRYELPAPSSGQKNDITAWQECVNNSMAQLEHQAVRIENLELMSQYGCNAWKVYNENLVHMIEHAQKELQKLRKHIQDLNWQPKNMQLTAGSKLREMESTWVSLVSKNYEIERTIVQLENELFQMKQQHGEANKENIRQDF